One Falco biarmicus isolate bFalBia1 chromosome 13, bFalBia1.pri, whole genome shotgun sequence genomic region harbors:
- the NRROS gene encoding transforming growth factor beta activator LRRC33 produces the protein MEALLPGVSLLLVLLAAGWGSEAVTAWAPSPGGCELVWSTMDCTGRWLSSIPGNLRGDTEELLLDDNTIQVLGNASLLSYPQLWHLSLTRNRLELVEPGAFLSSQGLCVLSLADNLLFTNYSLTAAALSALPALRTLDLAGNRLTEDMVSVLVWNLSSLESLSVARNIIMRLDSSIFMNLTQLLELNLEKNYIFEIDQAFEGLQRLQRLNVAYNYLPCVVEFGLTQLRVLNVSNNVIEWFLALESDDFFELEVLDLSHNHLLFFPVLPRQSKLRSLLLKNNEMSFYQRLPNGTSLENVTVQFLLIDGNSTNVTTVSLWDEICHSNLSSLRLLDMSQNQVWYLPEGFLAQMPSLTHLKLNQNCLESFHLSEGDPLATLTELDLSQNRLEELGVEVGNGGNILPNLQLFNLSTNRLKALPPGVFTYTRKITTVDLSRNRVDLCPQPAVAGEVESPPCVDIRGVETLTHLSLASCGLRGLGGHPFQGTSLMHLDLSDNHQALSGDLGWLQDLTLTLQVLSLRNTTLSSTAVDFSAFNSLVHLDLSGNSLTVFPTSLGILKLRSLDLRDNCLPALPTDVVQTPLGKSLREVYLSRNPYNCCTLGWWDSLQHVKGLHVPDGQEVTCSYASRTLSPRALPEPVRWSCRWQTADLALLYLVLALPTCLTLLVAFALIFLTLKQKLLKMVKSRCGVSSPY, from the coding sequence CCATCCCAGGAAATCTTCGAGGTGACACCGAGGAGCTGTTGCTTGATGACAACACTATCCAGGTTCTGGGCAATGCCTCTCTGCTCTCGTACCCCCAGCTGTGGCATCTCAGCTTGACCAGGAACCGGCTGGAGCTCGTTGAGCCCGGTGCCTTCCTCAGCAGCCAAGGCCTCTGCGTGCTCTCCTTGGCAGACAACCTCCTCTTCACCAACTACTCGctgacagcagctgctctttctgctctgccagcctTGAGGACACTGGACCTAGCTGGAAACCGCCTCACTGAGGACATGGTATCGGTTTTGGTCTGGAACCTGTCTTCCTTGGAGTCCTTGTCTGTGGCCAGGAACATCATCATGAGGCTGGACTCATCCATCTTCATGAACCTGACACAGCTGTTGGAGCTGAACTTGGAGAAGAACTACATCTTTGAGATTGACCAAGCTTTTGAagggctgcagaggctgcagaggcTCAATGTAGCTTACAACTACCTCCCGTGCGTGGTGGAGTTCGGCCTGACCCAGCTCAGGGTGCTCAATGTCAGCAACAATGTCATCGAGTGGTTTCTGGCCCTGGAAAGTGATGACTTCTTCGAGCTGGAGGTGCTGGACCTGTCCCACAACcacctcctcttcttccctgtgCTGCCCCGGCAGAGCAAGCTGCGCTCCTTGCTGCTGAAGAACAACGAGATGAGCTTCTACCAGCGCCTTCCCAATGGCACATCCCTGGAGAACGTTACGGTGCAGTTCCTGCTCATTGATGGCAACTCCACCAACGTCACAACGGTCAGTCTCTGGGATGAGATCTGCCACAGCAATCTCTCCTCCCTGCGCCTCCTGGACATGAGCCAGAACCAGGTCTGGTACCTGCCAGAGGGTTTCCTGGCCCAGATGCCCTCCCTTACCCACTTGAAGCTCAACCAGAACTGCCTGGAGTCATTTCACCTGTCAGAGGGGGACCCCTTAGCCACGTTGACGGAGCTGGACCTCAGCCAGAACcggctggaggagctgggggtggAGGTAGGCAATGGGGGCAACATCCTGCCCAACCTGCAGCTCTTCAACCTCAGCACCAACAGGCTGAAGGCGCTTCCTCCTGGGGTTTTCACCTACACCAGGAAGATCACTACCGTGGACCTCAGCCGCAACCGAGTTGAcctctgtccccagccagcTGTTGCAGGCGAAGTGGAGAGCCCCCCCTGCGTGGACATCAGGGGTGTTGAGACCTTGACTCATCTCTCTTTGGCCAGCTGTGGTCTGCGGGGACTGGGCGGCCACCCTTTCCAGGGGACGTCGCTGATGCATTTGGACCTCTCTGACAACCACCAGGCACTCTCCGGGGACCTGGGGTGGCTGCAGGACCTCACTCTGACACTGCAGGTGCTGTCTCTGAGGAACACCACCCTCTCCTCCACTGCGGTGGACTTCTCTGCCTTTAACAGCCTCGTGCACCTGGACCTCTCAGGGAATTCCTTGACTGTCTTCCCCACCTCGCTGGGCATCCTGAAACTGCGCAGCCTGGACCTGCGGGACAACTGCCTCCCGGCCCTGCCGACGGACGTTGTGCAGACGCCGCTGGGGAAGAGCCTGCGGGAGGTCTACCTCAGCCGAAACCCCTACAACTGCTGCACGCTGGGCTGGTGGGACTCTCTGCAGCACGTCAAGGGGTTGCATGTCCCGGACGGCCAGGAGGTGACCTGCAGCTATGCCTCCCGCACGCTGAGCCCCAGGGCACTGCCCGAGCCTGTCCGGTGGAGCTGCCGCTGGCAGACGGCTGACCTGGCGCTCCTCTACCTGGTGCTGGCTCTGCCCACCTGCCTGACGCTCCTGGTGGCCTTCGCTCTCATCTTCCTCACACTTaagcaaaagctgctgaaaatggTGAAAAGCCGGTGTGGGGTGTCCAGCCCTTACTGA
- the CEP19 gene encoding centrosomal protein of 19 kDa, whose translation MTYTAKKCGICFQPLSIILIYKEDGKDKTRQRIMPVRNFSKFSDCSMAAEQLKNNPRHKAYLEGVSLRQLQKLYRLLKGHLGGESLAESLEKLRQETTIDPEEDMNKLDDKELAKRKTIMDELFEKNRKKKDDPDFIYDIEVEFPQDEQLESCGWDVESGEEI comes from the exons ATGACTTACACTGCAAAGAAGTGCGGCATCTGCTTTCAGCCCCTGTCCATTATCCTGATCTACAAAGAAGACGGCAAGGATAAGACTCGCCAGCGTATCATGCCCGTCAGGAATTTCTCCAAGTTCTCAG ACTGCAGCatggctgctgagcagctgaaGAATAACCCTCGGCACAAGGCTTACCTGGAAGGAGTCTCGCTGCGTCAGCTACAGAAGCTGTACAGATTGTTGAAAGGCCATTTGGGAGGAGAGAGCCTGGCTGAGAGCTTGGAAAAGCTGCGGCAGGAAACGACCATTGACCCAGAAGAGGATATGAACAAACTAGATGACAAGGAACTAGCCAAAAGGAAGACCATCATGGACGAGCTctttgaaaagaacagaaagaagaagGATGATCCGGATTTCATCTACGACATTGAGGTTGAGTTTCCACAGGATGAACAGCTGGAGTCCTGTGGCTGGGACGTGGAGTCAGGTGAAGAAATCTGA
- the PIGX gene encoding phosphatidylinositol-glycan biosynthesis class X protein, producing the protein MAGGPRRGRALLRAGLAALLCVLHAQAACQGAGVTQELLNEGFHRDLLVKVELGVVGEDAGRCTVAARTRLPAGIYVDPYELASLQQHNLTKAVLIPDVIDVEAPEYLATDFLLLLYMEPDPRCSHCFRAALPVHGRYHRPAEETSEVLVVLKSPEVLVCCCDNSLSAECWKPAEVEAPCSGRGVGPCQWYSVMHKPASEESILQVPVGLRQHSSLVCVATLLATVLCSSLILTAVCKYGYFSPVTS; encoded by the exons ATGGCgggcggcccgcggcggggccgagcGCTGCTCCGCGCCGGGCTGGCCGCGCTGCTCTGCGTCCTCC ATGCGCAGGCGGCCTGTCAGGGTGCCGGCGTCACGCAGGAGCTCCTGAACGAGGGGTTTCACAG GGACCTGCTGGTGAAGGTAGAACTTGGTGTGGTGGGGGAGGATGCAGGAAGATGCACAGTGGCAGCTAGAACTCGTCTTCCAGCAGGAATCTACGTGGATCCCTATGAGCTGgcatcactgcagcagcacaaccTAACAAAG GCGGTGTTAATTCCTGATGTCATTGATGTGGAGGCTCCAGAGTACTTAgccacagattttcttcttctcttgtACATGGAACCCGACCCTCGGTGTTCTCACTGTTTCAGAGCTGCCTTGCCTGTGCACGGGCGGTACCACCGGCCAGCAGAAGAGACCAGTGAAGTGCTGGTTGTTCTGAAGAGCCCAGAAGTGTTGGTCTGCTGCTGTGACA ATTCCCTGTCAGCAGAGTGTTGGAAGCCGGCTGAAGTGGAAGCTCCCTGTTCAGGCAGAGGTGTCGGGCCCTGTCAGTGGTACAGCGTAATGCACAAACCT gcatctgaGGAATCGATTCTGCAGGTTCCAGTGGGGCTCAGGCAGCATAGCTCCTTAGTGTGTGTCGCGACTCTTCTTGCCACAGTGCTCTGTTCCAGTCTGATTCTCACAGCTGTATGCAAATATGGATACTTCTCCCCGGTGACCTCCTGA